In a genomic window of Methanogenium sp. S4BF:
- a CDS encoding Mrp/NBP35 family ATP-binding protein: MPEDTSSRPPPTTPKKADISVRHVVLVLSGKGGVGKTTVAANLAVAFANHGFKTGLLDLDIHGPDIPKMLGVEERRMTSYDQKHMEPVPVTGNLGVVSMAFLLPEASSPVIWRGPMKAGVIRQFLENVHWGELDYLVVDLPPGTGDEALTIAQLAPNIAGAVIVTTPQDVAILDIRKAVNFVRTIGLPVIGIIENMSGMVCPHCGKAIDLFGKGGGKRAAKEMDVPFLGAIPLDPAMRKAADQGRPFLIRSPGMAPDNPTWKQVDAMMENLVRIVEEGKMAGIPAEKMILTPV; encoded by the coding sequence ATGCCAGAAGATACATCATCACGTCCCCCGCCGACAACACCGAAAAAAGCAGATATCTCCGTCCGCCATGTCGTGCTGGTCCTCTCAGGCAAAGGGGGCGTGGGAAAGACTACCGTTGCCGCGAACCTAGCCGTTGCCTTTGCCAACCACGGCTTTAAAACAGGACTTCTGGACCTCGACATACACGGCCCCGATATTCCCAAGATGCTGGGGGTTGAAGAGCGCCGAATGACATCATACGATCAGAAACATATGGAACCGGTACCCGTGACAGGCAATCTGGGAGTGGTTTCGATGGCATTTCTGCTCCCGGAAGCAAGTTCTCCGGTCATCTGGAGGGGGCCGATGAAGGCTGGCGTCATCCGGCAGTTCCTTGAAAATGTCCACTGGGGCGAACTCGACTATCTTGTCGTCGATCTCCCGCCGGGGACCGGAGACGAAGCCCTGACGATCGCCCAGCTGGCCCCGAACATCGCAGGGGCGGTTATTGTCACCACCCCGCAGGATGTCGCAATCCTTGATATCAGAAAGGCCGTGAATTTCGTCAGGACCATCGGGCTGCCGGTGATCGGCATCATCGAGAACATGAGCGGCATGGTATGTCCCCACTGCGGAAAAGCGATCGACCTTTTCGGGAAAGGCGGCGGGAAACGTGCCGCAAAGGAGATGGACGTCCCGTTCCTCGGCGCCATCCCGCTGGACCCTGCGATGCGCAAGGCGGCCGATCAAGGAAGGCCGTTTCTCATCCGCAGCCCCGGAATGGCACCGGACAATCCGACATGGAAACAGGTTGACGCCATGATGGAGAACCTTGTCCGGATTGTCGAAGAAGGTAAGATGGCAGGCATCCCTGCGGAAAAAATGATTCTCACCCCTGTGTGA
- a CDS encoding TIM barrel protein yields MQLRRKELISLPVYPWGRSLFGGEWADVAAFCLREGLDGVELYTGYEDVDPSEIPPDLVRGVHLPFHSGWLEMMEEEHKEWKNREKGVDPERPGNGKIPESEGAVRFEPPFFACSTHQDFVAALRLQLERAARLQAGYAVYHLGYYHTAEMFTLTYARDDREVLERAAVFLNELVADFPDGEPPVRLQFENLWYPGLTYTDPDACLAFMDMLEFSDYGFLLDTGHLMNRITSSDPEKDCISAVCSFIETLPPEILNRIDVVHLHWSGSHSLRQERIRRGIPNGFTTMQRHDQEALAFQHAVLTDQHRPLSLPEAREMVDMIAPSMVVHECIPKTLDDLTAFLAMQRGALERDPEKAEQ; encoded by the coding sequence ATGCAGCTACGCCGGAAAGAACTTATCAGCCTCCCCGTCTACCCGTGGGGCCGCAGCCTCTTCGGGGGTGAATGGGCAGATGTGGCCGCATTTTGCCTGAGAGAGGGGCTGGACGGTGTGGAGCTCTATACCGGCTATGAGGATGTTGATCCCTCAGAAATCCCCCCGGACCTGGTGCGGGGCGTCCACCTCCCGTTCCATTCCGGGTGGCTGGAGATGATGGAGGAAGAGCATAAAGAATGGAAAAACAGGGAAAAAGGCGTGGACCCTGAGCGACCAGGAAATGGCAAAATCCCCGAAAGTGAAGGGGCAGTCCGGTTTGAACCGCCATTCTTTGCCTGCAGCACGCACCAGGATTTCGTTGCCGCCCTGCGCCTCCAGCTCGAGCGGGCCGCCCGGCTTCAGGCAGGCTATGCAGTCTACCACCTCGGCTACTACCACACGGCAGAGATGTTCACCCTCACCTATGCACGGGATGACCGTGAGGTGCTCGAACGGGCGGCAGTCTTTCTCAATGAGCTGGTGGCTGACTTCCCCGACGGGGAACCTCCCGTTCGCCTCCAGTTTGAGAATCTCTGGTATCCGGGCCTCACCTACACAGACCCGGATGCCTGTCTCGCCTTCATGGACATGCTGGAGTTCTCAGACTACGGGTTCCTCCTCGACACGGGACACCTCATGAACCGCATCACCTCCTCTGATCCAGAAAAGGACTGCATTAGCGCCGTTTGCAGCTTTATCGAAACCCTGCCGCCGGAAATACTCAACCGGATTGATGTCGTCCACCTCCACTGGAGCGGCTCACACTCCCTCCGGCAGGAACGCATCCGGAGGGGAATCCCGAACGGATTTACCACGATGCAGCGCCATGATCAGGAGGCGCTTGCATTCCAGCATGCCGTCCTCACCGACCAGCACCGGCCGCTCTCTCTTCCGGAGGCACGGGAGATGGTGGATATGATCGCCCCCTCAATGGTCGTCCATGAGTGCATCCCGAAGACGCTGGATGATCTGACCGCGTTTCTGGCGATGCAGCGTGGGGCGCTGGAGCGGGACCCGGAGAAGGCAGAACAATGA
- a CDS encoding dodecin family protein: MYEADVPHVAKVLELIGSSPNGWEDAVGNAVREAAKSVHDIKGVYLKECTAKVDGNKIVEYRAVVKVSFVVERES; the protein is encoded by the coding sequence ATGTATGAAGCAGATGTGCCCCATGTGGCAAAGGTTCTTGAGCTCATTGGCAGTTCCCCGAACGGATGGGAGGATGCCGTTGGGAATGCTGTGAGGGAGGCAGCAAAATCCGTCCACGACATAAAAGGTGTCTACCTGAAGGAGTGCACCGCAAAGGTGGACGGGAACAAAATCGTCGAGTATCGCGCCGTGGTTAAGGTCTCGTTCGTCGTGGAAAGGGAGAGCTGA
- the fhcD gene encoding formylmethanofuran--tetrahydromethanopterin N-formyltransferase: protein MQINGTEIVDTYAEAFPIWLSRVIITADTYELAMIAATEATGFATSTIMCPCEAGIERYYSPEETPDKRPGVSIFVCTARKSMKENVSARISQCVLTAATASAFDGFPDARTRFHIRMHYFGDSYESRCTVGGRKCWKIPVMEGDYIGEESFGAVKGIAGGNFLIMGKDKQSALSAAQAAIEAIRNREGIITGFPGGIVASGSKVASKNYRFPMSASTNHRFCPTLKDKIEDSLVPDGVNSIYEIVINGTDTGVIEAAMRDGILAATEKDGILYIDAGNYDGKLGTNNFYLHEILKNSV, encoded by the coding sequence ATGCAGATAAACGGCACTGAAATTGTCGATACATATGCAGAGGCATTTCCGATCTGGCTCTCAAGAGTAATAATAACAGCCGATACATATGAACTTGCAATGATTGCAGCGACGGAGGCCACCGGCTTTGCAACCTCAACTATTATGTGCCCGTGCGAAGCGGGAATTGAGAGATATTACTCCCCGGAAGAGACACCGGACAAACGTCCCGGAGTATCAATATTTGTCTGTACTGCCAGAAAGAGTATGAAGGAAAATGTCTCTGCAAGAATCTCCCAGTGTGTTCTTACAGCTGCAACCGCATCAGCATTTGACGGATTTCCGGATGCGAGAACAAGGTTCCATATCAGGATGCACTATTTCGGTGACTCATACGAGAGCCGCTGCACTGTCGGGGGCAGAAAATGCTGGAAGATTCCTGTGATGGAAGGGGATTATATCGGAGAAGAGTCCTTTGGTGCAGTCAAAGGAATTGCAGGCGGAAATTTTCTTATCATGGGTAAGGATAAGCAGTCTGCACTCTCAGCTGCACAGGCGGCAATTGAGGCAATCAGGAACCGGGAGGGAATTATAACAGGATTTCCGGGTGGGATTGTTGCAAGCGGGTCAAAGGTTGCAAGTAAGAATTACCGGTTCCCTATGTCTGCAAGCACAAACCACAGGTTCTGCCCGACACTAAAGGATAAGATCGAAGATTCCCTCGTCCCTGATGGCGTGAATTCAATCTATGAGATTGTGATAAACGGAACCGATACAGGAGTTATTGAAGCTGCCATGAGAGACGGAATACTTGCCGCGACAGAAAAAGATGGTATCCTGTACATCGATGCCGGAAATTACGATGGGAAACTCGGCACAAATAATTTTTATCTTCATGAAATCCTTAAAAATTCAGTATAA
- a CDS encoding 5-formyltetrahydrofolate cyclo-ligase, translating into MSREYSNLREEKNKIRDIMRKRRDSLTPEEKKTKGEAICRHFFTLISPGQTVMGFSSKDIEVNTAPILQRLLDEKYDLVVPIIVKEDYSLRLSYLRDLSHLVPSTFNVPEPIGNEIPVPEGAVDVVMLPMLGFDRRGGRIGYGSGYYDRFLEKNPDVIKIALAFACQETDELPLEENDVLMDYVVTEDGVIKTGKQR; encoded by the coding sequence ATGTCTCGCGAATATTCCAATTTACGTGAAGAGAAGAACAAAATCCGCGATATTATGAGAAAAAGGCGTGATTCGCTAACTCCTGAGGAGAAAAAAACAAAAGGCGAAGCCATCTGCAGACACTTTTTCACACTTATTAGCCCCGGCCAGACAGTTATGGGTTTTTCATCAAAGGATATTGAAGTTAATACAGCTCCTATCCTGCAGAGACTTCTTGATGAGAAATATGATCTGGTTGTTCCTATCATTGTAAAGGAGGATTATAGCCTCAGACTTTCATATTTAAGGGATCTTTCGCATCTTGTTCCCAGCACATTTAATGTCCCTGAACCTATTGGAAACGAGATCCCCGTTCCTGAAGGTGCAGTGGATGTTGTAATGCTGCCAATGCTTGGTTTTGACAGGCGTGGCGGAAGAATCGGATATGGATCGGGCTACTATGACAGGTTCCTTGAGAAAAATCCTGATGTAATTAAAATTGCACTTGCATTTGCCTGCCAGGAGACAGATGAACTGCCGCTTGAGGAGAATGATGTCTTAATGGATTATGTTGTAACTGAAGACGGTGTAATCAAAACCGGAAAACAGAGGTGA
- a CDS encoding Xaa-Pro peptidase family protein, with the protein METLDEAMEKAGAAAYVIYASSQDPDMRYLTQFVTSDPLFYVQKRGEEGILIVPQMELDRAQDEAACGVISRGDARFFEFLEEEVSPRRAAARMVYEYAGGEIIVPGSFPLGMAEDLRSFCRVTVDTDTVEGMRAVKSRRERDAIRAAQERTNEVMSFAEDIIRHAIVQGGELWYEGAPLTSDILRREMHCWLLRHGYTARDTIVSCGRETAQPHNTGSGTLLADEPILIDVFPQDERTGYYADMTRTFVKGEPSPEIQEIYETVRDGQTLAEEMLRPGITGAEVHNAVLDLFTERGYATGDEGFIHSLGHGVGLQIHEGPSLSPRGDTPLEAGHVVTVEPGLYYRKTGGVRLEDLGVITKDGFVCYTKYERRLIV; encoded by the coding sequence ATGGAGACGCTCGATGAGGCCATGGAGAAGGCTGGGGCGGCAGCCTATGTCATCTATGCCTCCTCCCAGGACCCTGACATGCGGTACCTGACGCAGTTTGTCACATCTGACCCCCTTTTTTATGTCCAAAAACGGGGGGAAGAAGGAATCCTCATCGTCCCGCAGATGGAACTTGACCGGGCGCAGGATGAAGCGGCCTGTGGAGTAATTTCCCGGGGTGACGCAAGATTTTTTGAATTCCTCGAAGAGGAGGTCAGTCCCCGCCGGGCCGCTGCCCGTATGGTATACGAATATGCAGGCGGGGAGATCATAGTGCCGGGTTCATTCCCGCTTGGCATGGCTGAAGATCTTCGGTCATTCTGCCGGGTCACCGTTGACACGGACACGGTTGAGGGCATGCGGGCGGTGAAGAGCCGCCGCGAGCGTGACGCAATCCGCGCAGCGCAGGAACGCACCAACGAGGTGATGTCGTTTGCTGAAGATATCATCCGGCATGCCATCGTGCAGGGCGGAGAGCTCTGGTATGAGGGGGCTCCCCTCACCTCAGACATCCTCCGGCGGGAGATGCACTGCTGGCTTCTCCGGCACGGCTATACGGCACGTGACACGATTGTCTCATGCGGGAGAGAAACAGCCCAGCCTCACAACACCGGCTCAGGCACCCTGCTTGCAGATGAACCCATTCTCATTGATGTCTTCCCGCAGGACGAGAGGACAGGATACTATGCCGATATGACCCGGACGTTTGTCAAAGGGGAACCGTCCCCTGAGATACAGGAGATCTATGAAACCGTCCGTGACGGGCAGACACTCGCAGAAGAGATGCTCCGGCCGGGCATCACCGGTGCAGAGGTGCACAATGCCGTCCTTGACCTTTTTACCGAACGTGGCTATGCCACCGGGGATGAAGGGTTCATCCACAGCCTCGGCCACGGGGTTGGTCTGCAGATTCATGAAGGCCCCTCTCTTTCCCCGCGGGGTGACACCCCGCTTGAGGCAGGGCATGTGGTCACCGTTGAACCCGGCCTCTATTACCGGAAGACAGGGGGTGTCCGGCTGGAGGACCTCGGTGTTATCACCAAAGATGGTTTCGTCTGTTACACGAAATATGAGAGAAGACTGATCGTATGA
- the map gene encoding type II methionyl aminopeptidase, whose translation MNDDIFTKYMEAGALAKRFREEAAAMVLPGASILELVDTIEQAIRDEGVGIAFPLNISINEDAAHDTAGPGDERLFSEGDVVKVDLGVHIDGYVADTATTVDIGDNALLVEASRAALNAAIALVRPGVTTGEMGTVIQHEIESRGFRPVVNLTGHGLSQYSLHGEPMIPNVAMTGGAVLEEGMVFAVEPFASSGTGMVSDSNRTVIYSQIANRGVRLASAKRVMDQIRDRRSLPFSKRWLTGDKIDLALSTLKKNGVVRGYPVLHDISGSLVSQAEHTLIVTEDGCVATTL comes from the coding sequence ATGAACGACGATATTTTTACTAAATATATGGAAGCCGGGGCGCTTGCGAAGCGGTTCCGTGAAGAAGCAGCCGCCATGGTGCTTCCGGGCGCGTCAATCCTGGAGCTTGTCGACACCATCGAGCAGGCAATCCGCGATGAAGGTGTCGGGATTGCCTTCCCCCTCAATATCTCGATAAACGAGGATGCGGCCCATGATACTGCGGGGCCGGGGGATGAACGCCTCTTTTCAGAAGGGGATGTGGTAAAAGTTGATCTTGGTGTCCATATCGACGGATATGTCGCAGACACCGCAACAACCGTGGATATCGGCGACAACGCTCTCCTGGTCGAAGCGTCACGCGCGGCCCTGAATGCGGCCATTGCACTGGTCCGCCCGGGGGTTACCACGGGTGAAATGGGCACTGTTATCCAGCATGAGATCGAGTCACGGGGCTTCCGCCCGGTTGTAAATCTCACCGGACACGGGCTTTCACAGTATTCACTCCACGGAGAGCCGATGATCCCCAACGTCGCCATGACCGGCGGTGCCGTCCTCGAAGAGGGCATGGTCTTTGCGGTGGAGCCTTTCGCATCAAGCGGCACAGGTATGGTCTCCGATAGTAACCGTACCGTGATCTACAGCCAGATAGCAAACCGGGGTGTCAGGCTTGCCTCCGCAAAACGGGTAATGGACCAGATCCGTGATCGGCGCTCCCTGCCGTTCTCCAAACGCTGGCTGACGGGTGATAAGATTGATCTGGCACTCTCCACGCTGAAGAAGAACGGGGTGGTGCGGGGCTATCCGGTCCTTCATGACATTTCCGGGTCACTCGTCTCCCAGGCAGAACATACCCTCATTGTCACGGAAGATGGCTGTGTGGCAACCACCCTTTAG
- a CDS encoding ATP-binding protein has protein sequence MSDDADSMVLDLMEILLTAAVANEIPGITKNDLPQKLRKITGMSGAASEFKRPLVISEGVLDREIGVKGAYEHLRANPFVDYDEFGQRLSITALGPAVQWFVKKGGKRWIEQNPALALYAEKNKIGTFSYQDALKKNGRFEDSVEFIEAKLAPIVAESEEMRNARDLIIIYAPDEMEFSMDDLVCTEGQLDAIKKIDVALKNRDFLRDHRIYEFGKLLFVGPPGTGKTSLALAMSRELHMPLLEVRLAMITSQYLGETSKNIDRIFELARRLSPCILFIDEFDFVAKSRLTDDNAAMKRAVNMLLKNIDMVSFVKNGVLLIGATNHPALLDEAAWRRFDDVVEFPMPDRTMRRDILRAVTSLIECECDFDSVAEQTEGFSGADLRMMIKEAIIAALMDNRHKVTAEDIEIGMQNLKNRHVIRSNI, from the coding sequence ATGTCTGATGATGCTGATTCAATGGTTCTTGATCTCATGGAGATTCTTCTGACGGCCGCAGTCGCAAATGAAATCCCCGGGATCACGAAGAATGATCTGCCGCAGAAATTACGGAAAATAACCGGAATGTCCGGAGCAGCGTCAGAATTTAAACGGCCGCTGGTGATCAGCGAAGGGGTTCTCGACCGTGAGATAGGGGTGAAAGGGGCGTATGAGCACCTGCGCGCAAATCCTTTCGTTGACTATGACGAGTTCGGGCAGCGCCTCTCTATCACCGCGCTTGGACCTGCGGTGCAGTGGTTTGTGAAGAAGGGGGGAAAACGGTGGATAGAACAGAATCCTGCACTTGCACTCTATGCGGAGAAAAATAAGATCGGTACCTTCTCCTATCAGGACGCACTGAAGAAGAACGGGCGGTTTGAGGACTCGGTTGAGTTTATTGAGGCAAAGCTTGCCCCCATCGTAGCCGAGTCCGAGGAGATGCGCAATGCCCGTGACCTGATAATCATCTACGCGCCGGATGAGATGGAGTTCAGTATGGATGATCTTGTCTGCACGGAAGGGCAGCTGGATGCGATTAAAAAGATCGATGTGGCGCTGAAAAACCGGGATTTCCTGCGTGATCACCGGATATATGAGTTTGGAAAACTGCTCTTTGTGGGTCCTCCCGGAACCGGAAAGACATCTCTTGCGCTTGCGATGTCCCGCGAACTCCATATGCCCCTCCTTGAAGTCCGTCTTGCGATGATCACCTCCCAGTACCTGGGTGAGACATCCAAGAATATTGACCGCATATTTGAACTGGCGCGGCGTCTCTCCCCCTGTATACTCTTCATTGACGAGTTTGACTTTGTAGCAAAGTCCCGTCTCACCGATGACAACGCGGCGATGAAGCGTGCGGTAAACATGCTCCTCAAAAACATCGATATGGTCAGTTTTGTCAAAAACGGTGTCCTCCTCATCGGGGCAACCAACCATCCTGCTCTGCTGGATGAAGCGGCATGGCGGCGCTTTGATGATGTTGTTGAGTTCCCGATGCCGGATCGCACAATGCGGCGGGACATCCTGCGTGCGGTCACCTCCCTGATTGAGTGTGAATGCGACTTTGATTCCGTTGCTGAACAGACGGAAGGGTTCTCCGGTGCAGACCTGCGGATGATGATCAAAGAAGCGATAATTGCGGCCCTTATGGATAACCGCCACAAAGTAACGGCTGAAGATATTGAAATCGGCATGCAGAACCTCAAGAACCGTCACGTCATCCGGAGCAATATCTGA
- a CDS encoding MBL fold metallo-hydrolase: protein MTVTITLLGTGDTTGTPLVGCTCPNCTEAAASGRERLRTSLLVEHEGFALLIDTSPDLRQQLLRVGSPHIDAVLWTHGHYDHFAGFNDFYRVQKYPPGYGAPEVVAYMQEQFHFIHFAAHPQEPYVPFTLGGLQITLGEVNHPPAPTYGLLIEDGNTRIGYTADTNPDIPQRTKELLDGCDLFFADALFPNGIEHPKHMNYSEAVSLARELHAKDFRLVHLSHKIGLEAPHIGYDGDVFVL from the coding sequence ATGACTGTTACAATCACACTGCTTGGAACCGGTGACACCACCGGCACCCCTCTTGTCGGATGCACCTGTCCGAACTGTACCGAAGCCGCTGCATCCGGAAGGGAACGCCTCCGGACCTCTCTTCTGGTGGAGCATGAGGGGTTCGCCCTCCTCATTGACACCTCACCTGACCTCCGTCAGCAGCTGCTGCGCGTGGGGTCACCCCATATCGATGCTGTACTCTGGACCCACGGGCACTATGACCATTTTGCGGGATTTAATGATTTTTACCGCGTGCAGAAATATCCTCCCGGGTATGGCGCCCCGGAGGTGGTGGCATATATGCAGGAGCAGTTCCATTTCATTCACTTTGCTGCCCACCCGCAGGAGCCCTATGTGCCTTTCACCCTGGGCGGCCTGCAGATCACCCTCGGGGAGGTGAACCACCCGCCTGCGCCGACGTATGGCCTTCTCATAGAAGACGGGAATACCCGTATCGGGTATACGGCAGACACCAACCCTGACATCCCGCAGCGGACGAAAGAGCTTCTGGACGGGTGTGATCTTTTCTTTGCTGATGCGCTTTTCCCGAACGGGATTGAGCATCCAAAACATATGAATTATTCAGAAGCAGTATCCCTCGCACGTGAACTGCACGCAAAGGATTTCCGTCTCGTCCACCTCTCCCATAAAATCGGTTTGGAGGCCCCACATATCGGATATGACGGGGATGTGTTTGTGCTCTGA
- a CDS encoding DNA-directed RNA polymerase subunit L codes for MEIKILELNPASVKILFVGESHTYMNALNQQILTDPRVDVSSYNPRFDFTDPELYVSTKDGADPIVVIIDAARKISADCAELLDAIQQS; via the coding sequence ATGGAGATCAAAATTCTTGAGCTCAATCCCGCCAGTGTAAAGATCCTCTTTGTCGGTGAGAGCCACACATATATGAACGCCCTGAATCAGCAGATCCTCACAGATCCCCGTGTGGACGTGTCATCCTATAACCCAAGGTTTGATTTTACTGACCCGGAGTTGTATGTCTCAACCAAAGACGGTGCAGACCCCATTGTGGTCATCATCGATGCAGCCCGCAAGATCAGTGCAGACTGCGCTGAACTGCTGGACGCAATTCAGCAATCCTAG
- a CDS encoding translation initiation factor IF-2 subunit beta, protein MTDPYEALLDHAYENITETSGDEGRFAVPPAKVFIEGKTTVLENFGEIASILRREPDHLMKFLLGELGTSGKLDGNRAVFNGKFEIDLIKSLVNKYTEDYVMCSECGKPDTRLVKDGRITLLRCDACGSHRPVRKRRARPESVANQVEEGKEMTVEIQSISKRGDGVVRIGKYTMYVSGGKPGQKLQVRVTRVAGSIVFTERL, encoded by the coding sequence ATGACCGACCCATATGAAGCGCTGCTTGACCATGCCTATGAGAATATCACCGAGACCTCAGGTGATGAGGGACGGTTTGCTGTACCTCCGGCAAAGGTGTTTATTGAGGGGAAGACGACTGTCCTTGAAAACTTTGGAGAGATTGCATCAATTCTCCGCCGTGAACCTGACCACCTGATGAAGTTTCTGCTGGGTGAACTGGGAACATCCGGGAAGTTAGACGGAAACCGGGCGGTCTTTAACGGTAAGTTTGAAATTGACCTGATCAAGAGCCTTGTGAACAAATATACAGAAGATTATGTCATGTGTTCTGAATGCGGCAAGCCCGACACCCGCCTCGTAAAAGACGGGCGCATCACTCTCCTCCGGTGTGATGCCTGCGGTAGTCACAGGCCGGTCAGAAAACGCCGTGCCCGCCCTGAATCAGTGGCGAATCAGGTGGAAGAAGGCAAAGAGATGACAGTGGAAATCCAGTCCATATCAAAACGTGGCGATGGTGTGGTCAGAATCGGCAAATACACAATGTATGTAAGCGGTGGAAAACCCGGCCAGAAACTGCAGGTACGTGTCACCCGTGTAGCGGGCTCAATTGTCTTCACCGAACGGCTATAA